The Stomoxys calcitrans chromosome 3, idStoCalc2.1, whole genome shotgun sequence genome includes a region encoding these proteins:
- the LOC106081216 gene encoding uncharacterized protein DDB_G0271670 isoform X2, with protein MMSMMMFYVNKSSFKSNITSTSTSSCSSSSSSSGGSINNPKSGQVAQPQHSIHISFKSQNKIAPKCSEDAALINSNILGEENLEDTRHKPTMEQQQPHRWSSRNHNNSLELSHPLAYCKSRFCRCSYQGSCCQCCCCCWDNSSGGRELKQLPEKRTISGIDNGEKAQSPIATNCGKSSNIKEKQSIQRLAQRNADDCLSSSSTSNNPNNCCCHNNSSTNLTTTISSITSLRTREYDKTTTATKTRSRTWTWPTRPANTLNGHESSGGIKDDPTTTTTTTNSNPEKTLRPLGLSLSQSHSKPAESTTRTKSKLYHPYHTAERQLKPAAAAAASTAIATASCLYNNIIRHLGLQLCCLLLLRLTMMTTGLAVGMDTANANLTDLGSPGMYKSHNIKTIC; from the exons ATGATGTCTATGATGATGTTTTACGTGAACAAAAGCAGCTTTAAAAGCAACAtcaccagcaccagcaccagTAGCTGTAGCAGTAGCAGTAGCAGTAGTGGCGGCAGCATAAATAATCCCAAAAGCGGCCAAGTCGCTCAGCCACAGCATAGCATCCATATTAGCTTTAAATCCCAAAACAAAATCGCCCCCAAGTGCAGTGAAGATGCTGCGCTCATCAACTCCAACATCTTGGGAGAAGAAAATTTGGAGGATACCCGGCATAAGCCAACAATGGAGCAGCAACAGCCACACAGATGGTCTAGTAGAAATCATAATAATAGCCTGGAGTTAAGTCACCCATTGGCTTATTGCAAAAGCAGATTTTGTAGATGTTCTTACCAGGGCTCTTGTTGCcaatgttgttgctgctgctgggaCAATAGCAGCGGCGGCAGAGAGCTCAAGCAGCTGCCTGAAAAGAGAACAATAAGTGGCATCGATAATGGGGAAAAAGCTCAAAGTCCAATAGCAACAAATTGTGGGAAAAGTAGCAATATAAAGGAAAAGCAAAGCATTCAACGGCTGGCACAGCGAAATGCAGATGATTGcttaagcagcagcagcaccagcaacaacCCCAACAACTGTTGTTgtcacaacaacagcagcacaaACTTAACAACTACCATTAGCAGCATTACTAGCCTTAGGACTAGAGAATAtgataaaacaacaacagcaacaaagacTAGGAGTAGGACATGGACATGGCCAACAAGGCCTGCGAATACGCTGAATGGGCATGAATCCAGCGGCGGCATCAAAGATGaccccaccaccaccaccaccaccaccaacagcaACCCAGAAAAGACTTTAAGACCTCTTGGGCTCTCACTGTCACAAAGCCATTCAAAACCAGCCGAGTCAACAACGAGAACCAAGTCAAAGCTTTACCACCCTTACCATACTGCTGAGCGTCAGCTAAAAC cagcagcagcagcagcagcatcaaccGCTATAGCAACAGCCTCATGCTTATACAACAACATTATTAGGCATTTAGGCCTACAGCTATGTTGTCTCCTGCTGTTAAGACTTACCATGATGACCACTGGTCTTGCTGTTGGCATGGATACAGCAAATGCAAATCTCACCGATTTGGGCAGTCCGGGTATGTACAAGTCTCATAACATAAAAACCATATGCTAA
- the LOC106081216 gene encoding uncharacterized protein DDB_G0271670 isoform X3 has translation MMSMMMFYVNKSSFKSNITSTSTSSCSSSSSSSGGSINNPKSGQVAQPQHSIHISFKSQNKIAPKCSEDAALINSNILGEENLEDTRHKPTMEQQQPHRWSSRNHNNSLELSHPLAYCKSRFCRCSYQGSCCQCCCCCWDNSSGGRELKQLPEKRTISGIDNGEKAQSPIATNCGKSSNIKEKQSIQRLAQRNADDCLSSSSTSNNPNNCCCHNNSSTNLTTTISSITSLRTREYDKTTTATKTRSRTWTWPTRPANTLNGHESSGGIKDDPTTTTTTTNSNPEKTLRPLGLSLSQSHSKPAESTTRTKSKLYHPYHTAERQLKPAAAAASTAIATASCLYNNIIRHLGLQLCCLLLLRLTMMTTGLAVGMDTANANLTDLGSPGMYKSHNIKTIC, from the exons ATGATGTCTATGATGATGTTTTACGTGAACAAAAGCAGCTTTAAAAGCAACAtcaccagcaccagcaccagTAGCTGTAGCAGTAGCAGTAGCAGTAGTGGCGGCAGCATAAATAATCCCAAAAGCGGCCAAGTCGCTCAGCCACAGCATAGCATCCATATTAGCTTTAAATCCCAAAACAAAATCGCCCCCAAGTGCAGTGAAGATGCTGCGCTCATCAACTCCAACATCTTGGGAGAAGAAAATTTGGAGGATACCCGGCATAAGCCAACAATGGAGCAGCAACAGCCACACAGATGGTCTAGTAGAAATCATAATAATAGCCTGGAGTTAAGTCACCCATTGGCTTATTGCAAAAGCAGATTTTGTAGATGTTCTTACCAGGGCTCTTGTTGCcaatgttgttgctgctgctgggaCAATAGCAGCGGCGGCAGAGAGCTCAAGCAGCTGCCTGAAAAGAGAACAATAAGTGGCATCGATAATGGGGAAAAAGCTCAAAGTCCAATAGCAACAAATTGTGGGAAAAGTAGCAATATAAAGGAAAAGCAAAGCATTCAACGGCTGGCACAGCGAAATGCAGATGATTGcttaagcagcagcagcaccagcaacaacCCCAACAACTGTTGTTgtcacaacaacagcagcacaaACTTAACAACTACCATTAGCAGCATTACTAGCCTTAGGACTAGAGAATAtgataaaacaacaacagcaacaaagacTAGGAGTAGGACATGGACATGGCCAACAAGGCCTGCGAATACGCTGAATGGGCATGAATCCAGCGGCGGCATCAAAGATGaccccaccaccaccaccaccaccaccaacagcaACCCAGAAAAGACTTTAAGACCTCTTGGGCTCTCACTGTCACAAAGCCATTCAAAACCAGCCGAGTCAACAACGAGAACCAAGTCAAAGCTTTACCACCCTTACCATACTGCTGAGCGTCAGCTAAAAC cagcagcagcagcagcatcaaccGCTATAGCAACAGCCTCATGCTTATACAACAACATTATTAGGCATTTAGGCCTACAGCTATGTTGTCTCCTGCTGTTAAGACTTACCATGATGACCACTGGTCTTGCTGTTGGCATGGATACAGCAAATGCAAATCTCACCGATTTGGGCAGTCCGGGTATGTACAAGTCTCATAACATAAAAACCATATGCTAA
- the LOC106081216 gene encoding uncharacterized protein DDB_G0271670 isoform X4 encodes MMSMMMFYVNKSSFKSNITSTSTSSCSSSSSSSGGSINNPKSGQVAQPQHSIHISFKSQNKIAPKCSEDAALINSNILGEENLEDTRHKPTMEQQQPHRWSSRNHNNSLELSHPLAYCKSRFCRCSYQGSCCQCCCCCWDNSSGGRELKQLPEKRTISGIDNGEKAQSPIATNCGKSSNIKEKQSIQRLAQRNADDCLSSSSTSNNPNNCCCHNNSSTNLTTTISSITSLRTREYDKTTTATKTRSRTWTWPTRPANTLNGHESSGGIKDDPTTTTTTTNSNPEKTLRPLGLSLSQSHSKPAESTTRTKSKLYHPYHTAERQLKPAAASTAIATASCLYNNIIRHLGLQLCCLLLLRLTMMTTGLAVGMDTANANLTDLGSPGMYKSHNIKTIC; translated from the exons ATGATGTCTATGATGATGTTTTACGTGAACAAAAGCAGCTTTAAAAGCAACAtcaccagcaccagcaccagTAGCTGTAGCAGTAGCAGTAGCAGTAGTGGCGGCAGCATAAATAATCCCAAAAGCGGCCAAGTCGCTCAGCCACAGCATAGCATCCATATTAGCTTTAAATCCCAAAACAAAATCGCCCCCAAGTGCAGTGAAGATGCTGCGCTCATCAACTCCAACATCTTGGGAGAAGAAAATTTGGAGGATACCCGGCATAAGCCAACAATGGAGCAGCAACAGCCACACAGATGGTCTAGTAGAAATCATAATAATAGCCTGGAGTTAAGTCACCCATTGGCTTATTGCAAAAGCAGATTTTGTAGATGTTCTTACCAGGGCTCTTGTTGCcaatgttgttgctgctgctgggaCAATAGCAGCGGCGGCAGAGAGCTCAAGCAGCTGCCTGAAAAGAGAACAATAAGTGGCATCGATAATGGGGAAAAAGCTCAAAGTCCAATAGCAACAAATTGTGGGAAAAGTAGCAATATAAAGGAAAAGCAAAGCATTCAACGGCTGGCACAGCGAAATGCAGATGATTGcttaagcagcagcagcaccagcaacaacCCCAACAACTGTTGTTgtcacaacaacagcagcacaaACTTAACAACTACCATTAGCAGCATTACTAGCCTTAGGACTAGAGAATAtgataaaacaacaacagcaacaaagacTAGGAGTAGGACATGGACATGGCCAACAAGGCCTGCGAATACGCTGAATGGGCATGAATCCAGCGGCGGCATCAAAGATGaccccaccaccaccaccaccaccaccaacagcaACCCAGAAAAGACTTTAAGACCTCTTGGGCTCTCACTGTCACAAAGCCATTCAAAACCAGCCGAGTCAACAACGAGAACCAAGTCAAAGCTTTACCACCCTTACCATACTGCTGAGCGTCAGCTAAAAC cagcagcagcatcaaccGCTATAGCAACAGCCTCATGCTTATACAACAACATTATTAGGCATTTAGGCCTACAGCTATGTTGTCTCCTGCTGTTAAGACTTACCATGATGACCACTGGTCTTGCTGTTGGCATGGATACAGCAAATGCAAATCTCACCGATTTGGGCAGTCCGGGTATGTACAAGTCTCATAACATAAAAACCATATGCTAA
- the LOC106081216 gene encoding uncharacterized protein DDB_G0271670 isoform X1: MMSMMMFYVNKSSFKSNITSTSTSSCSSSSSSSGGSINNPKSGQVAQPQHSIHISFKSQNKIAPKCSEDAALINSNILGEENLEDTRHKPTMEQQQPHRWSSRNHNNSLELSHPLAYCKSRFCRCSYQGSCCQCCCCCWDNSSGGRELKQLPEKRTISGIDNGEKAQSPIATNCGKSSNIKEKQSIQRLAQRNADDCLSSSSTSNNPNNCCCHNNSSTNLTTTISSITSLRTREYDKTTTATKTRSRTWTWPTRPANTLNGHESSGGIKDDPTTTTTTTNSNPEKTLRPLGLSLSQSHSKPAESTTRTKSKLYHPYHTAERQLKRKQYTKSLRRTLSTCVFPSTPSLAAAAAAAASTAIATASCLYNNIIRHLGLQLCCLLLLRLTMMTTGLAVGMDTANANLTDLGSPGMYKSHNIKTIC, translated from the coding sequence ATGATGTCTATGATGATGTTTTACGTGAACAAAAGCAGCTTTAAAAGCAACAtcaccagcaccagcaccagTAGCTGTAGCAGTAGCAGTAGCAGTAGTGGCGGCAGCATAAATAATCCCAAAAGCGGCCAAGTCGCTCAGCCACAGCATAGCATCCATATTAGCTTTAAATCCCAAAACAAAATCGCCCCCAAGTGCAGTGAAGATGCTGCGCTCATCAACTCCAACATCTTGGGAGAAGAAAATTTGGAGGATACCCGGCATAAGCCAACAATGGAGCAGCAACAGCCACACAGATGGTCTAGTAGAAATCATAATAATAGCCTGGAGTTAAGTCACCCATTGGCTTATTGCAAAAGCAGATTTTGTAGATGTTCTTACCAGGGCTCTTGTTGCcaatgttgttgctgctgctgggaCAATAGCAGCGGCGGCAGAGAGCTCAAGCAGCTGCCTGAAAAGAGAACAATAAGTGGCATCGATAATGGGGAAAAAGCTCAAAGTCCAATAGCAACAAATTGTGGGAAAAGTAGCAATATAAAGGAAAAGCAAAGCATTCAACGGCTGGCACAGCGAAATGCAGATGATTGcttaagcagcagcagcaccagcaacaacCCCAACAACTGTTGTTgtcacaacaacagcagcacaaACTTAACAACTACCATTAGCAGCATTACTAGCCTTAGGACTAGAGAATAtgataaaacaacaacagcaacaaagacTAGGAGTAGGACATGGACATGGCCAACAAGGCCTGCGAATACGCTGAATGGGCATGAATCCAGCGGCGGCATCAAAGATGaccccaccaccaccaccaccaccaccaacagcaACCCAGAAAAGACTTTAAGACCTCTTGGGCTCTCACTGTCACAAAGCCATTCAAAACCAGCCGAGTCAACAACGAGAACCAAGTCAAAGCTTTACCACCCTTACCATACTGCTGAGCGTCAGCTAAAACGTAAGCAGTACACCAAAAGCCTTAGAAGAACTTTATCAACATGCGTTTTCCCCTCCACACCATCcctagcagcagcagcagcagcagcagcatcaaccGCTATAGCAACAGCCTCATGCTTATACAACAACATTATTAGGCATTTAGGCCTACAGCTATGTTGTCTCCTGCTGTTAAGACTTACCATGATGACCACTGGTCTTGCTGTTGGCATGGATACAGCAAATGCAAATCTCACCGATTTGGGCAGTCCGGGTATGTACAAGTCTCATAACATAAAAACCATATGCTAA